One Ranitomeya variabilis isolate aRanVar5 chromosome 5, aRanVar5.hap1, whole genome shotgun sequence DNA window includes the following coding sequences:
- the LOC143776137 gene encoding uncharacterized protein LOC143776137, translating into MASKNQRPMCHADSNIQSAGGNPRADAPDLFQLITWKESVMKEITIMEQIMQWKEEKIHEDMNTLRKLHLTLEKMDLETESYVIKDRIVSTVLSKRVVEKRLEGKKKELGKIEEELDTIEEDLHIHDIEMTPLLYRPNGFGKSFWCPQLVTIQEETSEQIEKEGKMKENTIVIRNKRTRKEKRPSRLQSFLSCFCLFTRK; encoded by the exons ctgcaggaggaAATCCCAG GGCGGACGCCCCTGATTTATTCCAGTTAATAACTTGGAAGGAGAGCGTTATGAAAGAGATCACCATTAT GGAGCAGATAATGCAGTGGAAGGAAGAAAAAATCCATGAGGACATGAATACTCTGAGGAAACTGCATCTGACTCT TGAGAAAATGGATCTAGAGACCGAATCATATGTGATAAAGGACAGGATCGTGTCTAC AGTGCTCAGCAAACGAGTAGTAGAAAAGAGATTAGAAGGCAAAAAGAAAGAGCTGGGCAAGATAGAGGAAGAACTGGACACGATAGAGGAAGATCT ACATATCCACGACATCGAGATGACACCACTACTTTACAGGCCAAATGGGTTTGGAAAAAGTTTCTGGTGTCCACAACTTGTCACCATCCA AGAGGAGACTTCTGAACAGATAGAGAAGGAAGGCAAAATGAAGGAGAACACCATAGTGAT AAGAAATAAAAGAACAAGGAAAGAGAAGCGTCCATCAAG gctacAATCCTTCTTATCTTGTTTCTGTTTATTCACAAGAAAGTAA